The genomic segment ATTTATCCAAAAGCTGAAAAAGAAATGGAAAAACATACAATAATATTGGAGGAAAAAGAAAAAGAAGAAAATTATATGGTAAAATTAAAATTTGGAAGAGAGAAATTGCTGGACTGTAATAATTATTTTTTACTGGGAGGAAAAATAGAAGAAAAAATACTTGAGGGTTATGGTTACAACTATTATATTTTCAATGGAAAAGACGAAATGGGATCAACAAAAATGGGATGCTCAGTAAATACCAAAACTCAAAAAGATGTATTTTACAATGTAGAAGAAATAATTCGTTATAATAGTAAATTACCAGTAGTAATTTATGCTCCAAAAGGAGTATTCGTAGATTATGCTGTCTATGAAAAAATAGCAGGGAAAAA from the Sebaldella sp. S0638 genome contains:
- a CDS encoding ecotin family protein, with translation MKKLILLLLLPLLSLSAIKDDIYPKAEKEMEKHTIILEEKEKEENYMVKLKFGREKLLDCNNYFLLGGKIEEKILEGYGYNYYIFNGKDEMGSTKMGCSVNTKTQKDVFYNVEEIIRYNSKLPVVIYAPKGVFVDYAVYEKIAGKKIK